GTGGCACGCTATTAGTCATATCTGCCTCCACTTACTTTTCCTCCAGTTGTTCCAATTCCAACTTAAAGCGCAGCATCACACTTTGGGCTCCATCAGCCCATGTGCAAGCCTATTTATACGGCGCCGTTCAGAATTAATACGGAGCAAGTTTTTCTCCCACGGAAGGTTTTCCCGCTCATATCCATGGCTCCCAAATCGGATAGTGCTGAAGGTCATCATCTGCGTACAGTTTTTTTATAGAATTTCCATAAAGTCCTAACTATTTTTCTGTAATAATTATTGTATTAATTTGTTTCGTTTTGTAACACCAGGAATCGTCCTCAACTTCGTGAATGAAGTGAGTTTCCTCCACTCCCTCTGTATTTCTATCTTCATTTCGGTTTTTGCTGATGTTATTACTTTAATTTCTCTGTAATCTCACATTTTAGCTTTTAATTGTACTCCGAAATTGCTTCCCGTTCTAGCTTTGGAGCAGATTGAGGAGTAGTTCATTTGGCTCAATTGATTTTCTGCTTAATAGATTGATTTCCTTGGAAATTCTGCTTGTATGATTTAACATATGATTCGTGATTTTGAATTTCCGAGTTGATACGACTTTGGAATTTCCCGTGAAGCATCTCTcgcattttcttcatttttagtTGTAAAATTGTTAGCAGACATTTAGTTAGTGGCTGAGTATGAAAATTGTATGTCATGGAAATTTCTGGGTTCTGTGCAGCAAAATAGGCCTTTGAATTCACAAAATGTGGCCGATTCCCTGCAAAAGTTTAATCTAAAAAAGGCTGCCATACAAAAAGCCTTGGATAGCCTTGCAGATGGTGGGAAAATATCATTCAAAGAGTATGGCAAGCAGAAAATATACATGGCTAGGCAAGATCAGTTCGACATCCCAAACAGCGAAGACCTCAACCAGATGAAAGAGCAGAATTCCAAGCTCCAAGAACAGCTTGCTGAAAGAAAGAAAGCCATCTCTGAGGTTGAAGCAGGTGTAATTATGATTCCCCCCAATTGAAAATAGTTCTGTTTCCTTTTGAACTGAGGTATTTTGAGCTGGTTTTGTACTCCAGTCTCCATCGTTAATCCATgcttgatgatgtggcgaatttttgatgggaataaatgcaagtaataaatgatcacaacacgggaaattacgtggttcgatttactgaggtaaatctacgtccacaggaagaagagagggcaaatttgtattgcttggtctcgcttatagattacaatactgatttgctataagattcaggatctagagagcttaaccctggtctatctgatctaagttctatttatacattcgaactaagatcgtggtttgcagccctggtagtggggttgataactgcttaataccactaaatagatcgtgggtgtaatggaggtcgtggagatcctgcatgggtccactatctccttgttcggtcgaatactgagaccgaactgctgaactttgccgatcagcttttgccgatctgagagttgagctcgattggtcggcttttaccgagctataggctatgaccgaactctttggttgtgccgaactgatactctttcttgggttttgggctgatgggccgtcactgctattgggctcgcaattattgtttagttgtttagtccgtatcccatcaccaccccccccgaaaagcgaagtgaatcacttcggcattttggataagtgtaagggggaggctgacgtcaggggacgtgctccgcacgtgtctgcattaaatgtgacagcaaatccggccagagaatccggaaaaagtgggatttgaaacggtgcgacgaatttgaaatgcctttgcgaatccgataaatatttcctttcttcatcattggaaacacttttgcgattatttcttctgtattctctccct
This portion of the Salvia splendens isolate huo1 chromosome 10, SspV2, whole genome shotgun sequence genome encodes:
- the LOC121751111 gene encoding homologous-pairing protein 2 homolog → MCKPIYTAPFRINTEQVFLPRKVFPLISMAPKSDSAEGIVLNFVNEQNRPLNSQNVADSLQKFNLKKAAIQKALDSLADGGKISFKEYGKQKIYMARQDQFDIPNSEDLNQMKEQNSKLQEQLAERKKAISEVEAEVKALQSNLTLDQILARQIQLGNEVKQMEDKLTKLRQGITLVSPEQRQVVEKMYMEMMNQWRRRKRMFKDVWSAITENSPKNPNEFKEELGLEYDEDCGVSLQSFDELGQGVNKRAKRK